The following DNA comes from Serpentinimonas raichei.
CTCCTGGTGTGGAGTCCGTTTTTCCTGCCAGCGATATGGATTGGAAGGCGGGGTTTCCCGGTGCTTGCTCATGGTGACAACCAGCCGCCGCTTCGCACGCGAAACACCTACGAAGAAACCGCAGCGTTCTTCGTCGGGCTTGCCCCAAAACGTCTGATTCTCAACTCCTAGAATGATGACCGAGTCGAACTCCAGGCCCTTGCTTTTGTGGATGGTCAGGATGCGCACCGCTTTGTCATCCGCAAAGCGTTCAAGCGCCTTAGGCAACTCGGGCTCAATTTTGAGCAGCTCTTCGATACGTGCTTTGGTGTCGCGCACCACCTCTTTCAGCCGATCTGGCGATTCGTAGTCAGGCGAGAGCGCTACCAAGGTTTCGCGGGGGATCTTGTTCAAAAATCCTCGCGCCGACTCCCACCAACCTGAGTAGGGCTCATCAATCAACTCCAGAAGTGAGGCGCTCTTGCGCTGTGCTTTGATCAGGCGATCAAAGTCCCGGCGGGTGTTGGCTTGGATTTCGTCATCGGCAAAAGGCACCAGCAAGTTCATCAGCCGCACCCATGCCTTGGGCTCACGCTTACCGTAAATGCAAGACAGATAATCGACCACCAAGCGCGCTGCGGGCTCGGTGGTGATGTCCTGCAATTGTTGTTCGTTGCGGTAGGGGATGCCTTTGGCCTCCAGCGCCGCAATCAGATGGTTGGCGTAGAGATCCGGTTGCTTTGAGATCAGTACGGCGATCTCCGAGTGCGGGACAAGTTCGTGATCAATCCACTCGGCAATTCGATCTGCTAGGTGCGCAGCTTCTTGTCGGCTGTCTTCGAAGCCCCAGGTGAGGACCTCTCCTTCATCCCCGGCAATTTGCTCTTCCGGCATGACCGATGCGAGGTCAAGCACGCGGATGACTTCGTTCTGCAAGCGCAGCAGTCGCGGCTTGGAGCGAAAGTTGCGGTACATGTTGAGAGGAGTCGCCGCAAAATCGGCTGCAAAGGTCTTAAAGATGCCATCGAGGGCACCGGCCCAGCCCATGATCTTCTGCTTGGTGTCGCCGACTGCCGTCAGTCGGATGCCTGTGCCTTGGAAGGCGAGCTTCACAAGCTCGTATTGTTTGTCTGTGCAGTCCTGAAATTCATCCAGGAAGACGTCGCTGTAGGTCTGGCGAATAGCGTTTCGGGCAAGCTTTGACTTCTGAAGAATCTGGATAGCGAGGGGGAGCAGATCACTGAACTCAATCTGCTTATGCGTGATCTTCGGGCTCCCAAGTATGTATCCTGGCTCAAGCGCATCCTTGCCGGTCAGTACAGGACGGAAGCGATCAATGATGCGTTTGGCAAAGGCATGGAAGGTGTAGCTGTCAAAGCGTGAAGCGAGATCAGCACCACAACGGCGCTGCACGCGTTCCTTCAGATTTTTGCTGGCATCAACCTTGAACGAAATCGCCAGAATCCGCTTGGGATATCTGCAGGTGCCTGTGCGCAAGAGGAAATCTGCGCGCTGCGCCAGCATTTCAGTCTTTCCAGCACCAGGCCCAGCCGTGAGTGCGAGGCAACGCTTCTGCTCTTTAACGGCAAGCAGCGCATTCGGTTCGAGCGTCAGCCCATCTGAAGGCTGCCAAGCGTCGATGGCAATCACTCGGGCAGCTCCGCCAGTTTGGCGATGACGGCATCGGCCAGCCTTCTCAGCGAAGCGGGCATGTTTGCCAGCAATTCTGCATCCGTCAGTTGGGCCAGTGCATCGATGTGGGCTGCCGGTTTGCTGCCGAGTTTGAACCGCTGGTGATAGGTGCTGAAAAGTTTCAGTTCATCTTCACTGTACTGGCCTGCGTCATGATGGCTTTTCCCAAGTACAGCCTTGATCGTTGATTCATCCGGCTCATCCTCTTCGACGCCGTAGGCATCGGGGAAGGAAAGCAGCATTGCAAAGTCGAGGTCCATGGGATACGAGAAGTACACGCCTCTTTCCTCAAGCTCCTCAAGATAGTTGTCGTAATCCCGAACCATGTCTGTTGTTGAATCCCACTTTGGGATGCCGTGGCCTTTGGGCAGCTTCTGTTCTGGCCGAAACTTTCCAAGTTGATCATTGACGTACTTGATCCGCCCCCAGCCAGCGGCGTAACGAGCTACATCCAGATCAAGCAGTGTCAGATATGGGATTTGCAAAGCCGAGAGCAGGCGCCAGAAGTGATTGACGTGCCTGCCCCCCAGAGGCGCAATCGTGACTGCTGATTCATCAACTGGCGCGCCTTTGATCTGCAGCAGGCGTGGCAAAACGATCTCTTCGCTATCGCCTTCGCCCAAGACGACCAAGCGCGAGAAATAGATCTCCGGAAATGCTTGGACGGCTTCCCGCACGAATTTGTGTGCTTCGTCCGTGCTTTCGGGCAACTGAATGTGTGTGACGCGCGATGTTCGCTCTTGGGTTAGCCGCAGATACCGGATGCGTTCCGGAGCAACGCGACGCAGCATCGACGGCGCGTGGGTGGCAATCAGTGCTTGTGCGTCGCCGTCGCCCGTCATGCTGTTGAGGGCACTGACGATTCGCCCAAGGTAGTGGGGCGATAGGCTGTTTTCTGGCTCTTCGACCGCTACCACGGTAAACACGGGTGGGCGTAATTTGACTGCGTCGAATGACTTGTCTTCTTCAGCCAGAACAGCGCGTCCGATGGCCTGCGAAGACAGCACAAGCGACAGATACAGCATTGACTTCTGGCCGTCACTCAGTCGCGAGAAATCGACCAGCTGCTCGTCATGGCCTGGAGTGAAAGACACCGACATGTGGCGCAACAATGACTCGATCTCGGACGCTACAAAAGTGAGCTTTGGGTCCGCAAAGAAGCTGCCCTTGTGCAAAGCGCTCCATGCCGTTTTCAAGCTTGTGCTGAACGCATTGATTGACGGATTTGCCGCCAGGCTGTCGCTGATTTGATCGGTCAGACCCTTGATGACAGTTCGCTCGGCATCCCAGGTCACCGCACGCAGCATGCGCCCGAGCAATGCATTGGCGCCGTAGGCAATGTGATCAGCAGGATCACGGCGTGCGGGCAGATAGTGGACGTGGATATGGTTGCGTTCAGATCGGGGCACTTGTGCGATGGTCAGTGGCGAACCATCAGCATTGATGTCCAACACATAGACCATGTTCTCCTCTATGTCCCCATCCATCCCCATGGTGGCGCTAAGGCGAAAACGCACACGAGGAGTGCCATCAACTTCGTAAAGGCGCATGTGGCCGAAATGAGGTGCAACAGTGCTGTTGTCCTTGTCTTCGACGAGTTCTGGGAACAGAAAGT
Coding sequences within:
- a CDS encoding UvrD-helicase domain-containing protein, giving the protein MIAIDAWQPSDGLTLEPNALLAVKEQKRCLALTAGPGAGKTEMLAQRADFLLRTGTCRYPKRILAISFKVDASKNLKERVQRRCGADLASRFDSYTFHAFAKRIIDRFRPVLTGKDALEPGYILGSPKITHKQIEFSDLLPLAIQILQKSKLARNAIRQTYSDVFLDEFQDCTDKQYELVKLAFQGTGIRLTAVGDTKQKIMGWAGALDGIFKTFAADFAATPLNMYRNFRSKPRLLRLQNEVIRVLDLASVMPEEQIAGDEGEVLTWGFEDSRQEAAHLADRIAEWIDHELVPHSEIAVLISKQPDLYANHLIAALEAKGIPYRNEQQLQDITTEPAARLVVDYLSCIYGKREPKAWVRLMNLLVPFADDEIQANTRRDFDRLIKAQRKSASLLELIDEPYSGWWESARGFLNKIPRETLVALSPDYESPDRLKEVVRDTKARIEELLKIEPELPKALERFADDKAVRILTIHKSKGLEFDSVIILGVENQTFWGKPDEERCGFFVGVSRAKRRLVVTMSKHRETPPSNPYRWQEKRTPHQEFFGYVMPFVSKENEE
- a CDS encoding ATP-dependent nuclease; this encodes MKLQTIRLSNFQSFGEAPTEVALEEITYLIGPNGSGKTAALQALCRFFAFDPSLRRILRSDFHVPFNEEAPPAERQLWIEADFLFPELVEDKDNSTVAPHFGHMRLYEVDGTPRVRFRLSATMGMDGDIEENMVYVLDINADGSPLTIAQVPRSERNHIHVHYLPARRDPADHIAYGANALLGRMLRAVTWDAERTVIKGLTDQISDSLAANPSINAFSTSLKTAWSALHKGSFFADPKLTFVASEIESLLRHMSVSFTPGHDEQLVDFSRLSDGQKSMLYLSLVLSSQAIGRAVLAEEDKSFDAVKLRPPVFTVVAVEEPENSLSPHYLGRIVSALNSMTGDGDAQALIATHAPSMLRRVAPERIRYLRLTQERTSRVTHIQLPESTDEAHKFVREAVQAFPEIYFSRLVVLGEGDSEEIVLPRLLQIKGAPVDESAVTIAPLGGRHVNHFWRLLSALQIPYLTLLDLDVARYAAGWGRIKYVNDQLGKFRPEQKLPKGHGIPKWDSTTDMVRDYDNYLEELEERGVYFSYPMDLDFAMLLSFPDAYGVEEDEPDESTIKAVLGKSHHDAGQYSEDELKLFSTYHQRFKLGSKPAAHIDALAQLTDAELLANMPASLRRLADAVIAKLAELPE